The Arthrobacter russicus genome has a segment encoding these proteins:
- a CDS encoding glycine--tRNA ligase produces the protein MAANKSALDPIISLAKRRGFVFQAGEIYGGSRSAWDYGPLGVELKENIKKQWWQTFVRGRGDMVGLDSSVILPTPTWVASGHVETFTDPLVESLHTHKRYRADHLIEAYTAKHGHPPENGLADIKDPDTGQPGNWTEPQLFSGLMKTYLGPVDNQEGLHYLRPETAQGIFTNFNNVLTTSRKKPPFGIGQMGKAFRNEITPGNFIFRTREFEQMEIEFFTAPAEADEWFKHWVEACWDWFVDLGINPDHMRKFDVPAEDRAHYSAGTIDVEYKFGFQGSEWGELMGIANRTDFDLTNHSKASGTELSYFNQATNERFTPYVIEPSFGLTRSMMAFLIDAYTEDEAPNTKGGVDKRTVLKLDPRLAPIKAAVLPLSRNEDLSPKAKDLAAELRKYWNIEFDDAGAIGRRYRRQDEVGTPFCITVDFDTLEDQAVTIRERDSMSQERVALDQVRSYLATRLLGA, from the coding sequence ATGGCCGCCAACAAATCCGCCCTCGATCCGATCATCTCGCTGGCCAAGCGCCGCGGGTTCGTCTTCCAGGCCGGGGAGATCTACGGCGGGTCCAGGTCGGCTTGGGATTACGGGCCCTTGGGCGTGGAGCTGAAGGAGAACATCAAGAAGCAGTGGTGGCAGACCTTCGTCCGCGGACGCGGCGATATGGTCGGCCTGGATTCTTCGGTGATCCTGCCCACCCCGACCTGGGTCGCCTCCGGGCACGTGGAGACTTTCACCGACCCGTTGGTCGAGTCCCTGCACACGCACAAGCGTTACCGCGCCGACCACTTGATCGAGGCGTACACCGCCAAGCACGGGCACCCGCCGGAAAACGGCCTGGCCGACATCAAGGACCCGGACACCGGCCAGCCCGGCAATTGGACCGAGCCGCAACTCTTCTCCGGTCTGATGAAGACCTACTTGGGCCCGGTGGACAACCAGGAGGGCTTGCACTACTTGCGTCCGGAGACTGCGCAGGGCATCTTCACCAACTTCAACAACGTGCTGACCACCTCGCGGAAGAAGCCGCCGTTCGGCATCGGACAGATGGGCAAGGCGTTCCGCAATGAGATCACGCCCGGAAACTTCATTTTCCGCACCCGCGAGTTCGAACAGATGGAGATCGAGTTCTTCACCGCCCCGGCCGAGGCCGATGAGTGGTTCAAGCATTGGGTGGAGGCCTGCTGGGATTGGTTCGTGGACCTGGGCATCAACCCGGACCACATGCGCAAATTCGACGTGCCTGCCGAAGACCGGGCGCACTATTCGGCCGGAACCATCGACGTGGAGTACAAGTTCGGTTTCCAAGGCTCCGAATGGGGTGAGCTGATGGGCATCGCGAACCGCACCGACTTCGATCTGACCAACCATTCGAAGGCCTCCGGGACTGAATTGAGCTATTTCAACCAGGCCACGAATGAACGGTTCACGCCCTACGTGATCGAGCCGTCCTTCGGCTTGACCCGGTCCATGATGGCGTTCCTGATCGATGCGTACACCGAAGACGAGGCCCCGAACACCAAGGGCGGAGTGGACAAGCGCACGGTGCTCAAACTCGATCCGCGGCTGGCCCCGATCAAGGCCGCCGTGCTCCCGCTCTCCCGCAACGAAGACCTCTCGCCGAAAGCGAAGGACTTGGCCGCGGAACTGCGCAAGTACTGGAACATCGAGTTCGACGACGCCGGCGCGATCGGCCGCCGTTACCGCCGGCAAGACGAGGTGGGCACCCCGTTCTGCATCACGGTGGACTTCGACACCCTGGAAGACCAGGCAGTGACCATTCGGGAGCGCGATTCGATGAGCCAGGAGCGGGTTGCTCTGGACCAGGTGCGCAGCTACCTCGCGACCCGGCTGCTGGGGGCATAA
- a CDS encoding lactonase family protein, with the protein MELLVGSYTSGSNRGQGISAVPIGEDGLLGRPRLLAEVPDPSFLALADDGVYAVLERGAGQVVIFERDAHDGSLALVAESPEIGADPCHLALLCGGRIIAANYTSGSVVLLRSARGLEPQCTLQLTGSGPIAERQEASHAHQAVPTPYGTVLVSDLGSDSVRELRPGDEALPEEALIRLPPGTGPRHLVLRRGDSADQLLVVGELDGALHVFSRARREAAGGWQYAGRTPLATRESVGKSYPAHIELSAAADLAYVSVRGQDQISVFRLADPAGGNLPELIQETPTGGAWPRHFALGSGVLYAANQKSDSITVFAVLPDGMLGGKQQEIGIGTPVCLQIG; encoded by the coding sequence ATGGAACTCCTCGTCGGCTCATACACTTCCGGCTCCAATCGGGGCCAGGGAATCAGCGCGGTCCCGATCGGCGAGGACGGCTTGCTCGGCCGGCCGCGATTGCTCGCCGAAGTGCCGGACCCGTCCTTCCTGGCTTTGGCCGACGACGGCGTCTATGCGGTGTTGGAGCGTGGAGCGGGCCAGGTGGTGATCTTCGAGCGCGATGCCCATGACGGCTCTTTGGCGCTGGTGGCGGAGTCCCCGGAGATCGGGGCGGACCCCTGCCATCTTGCCCTGCTGTGCGGAGGCCGGATCATTGCGGCCAATTACACTTCCGGCTCAGTGGTACTGCTGCGCAGCGCCCGGGGGCTGGAGCCGCAATGCACACTGCAACTGACCGGCTCCGGGCCGATCGCCGAGCGGCAGGAAGCCTCGCATGCGCACCAAGCCGTGCCGACCCCGTACGGCACGGTCCTGGTTTCCGACCTCGGTTCGGATTCGGTGCGCGAGCTGCGCCCGGGCGACGAGGCCCTGCCGGAGGAAGCGCTGATCCGACTGCCGCCGGGCACCGGCCCGCGGCATCTGGTCCTGCGCCGCGGCGACTCGGCGGATCAGCTGTTGGTGGTCGGCGAGCTGGACGGCGCGCTGCATGTTTTCAGCCGGGCCCGTCGTGAGGCCGCAGGCGGTTGGCAGTATGCGGGCCGGACACCGTTGGCCACCCGGGAAAGCGTCGGGAAAAGCTATCCGGCGCATATCGAACTTTCCGCAGCTGCGGATCTGGCGTATGTGAGCGTGCGTGGCCAAGACCAGATCAGTGTCTTCCGGTTGGCTGATCCGGCGGGCGGGAACTTGCCGGAATTGATCCAGGAGACACCGACCGGTGGCGCCTGGCCGCGGCACTTCGCCCTCGGCAGCGGAGTGCTTTACGCGGCGAACCAGAAATCGGACAGCATCACGGTGTTCGCGGTGCTGCCGGACGGCATGCTGGGCGGAAAACAGCAGGAAATCGGCATCGGCACCCCGGTGTGTCTGCAGATCGGCTGA
- a CDS encoding DMT family transporter: MDQHRVPVLLGIPLAVLGGLAVAGQGRINGALGARLDDGLAAAAISFGSGLILILAVSLASPSGRSGLRAIGPALKARKFPRWYVMAGAVGAFLVLTQGLTVAVIGIALFTVALVTGQSLSGLLVDRLGISPAGKKPITGIRVISAVLTIAAVIWAVSPRFAQAEDASHWLFPVLLPLAAGFLMSFQQAMNGMQSLHYGTPLAATVMNFAVGAVILLLAWLVKVWISGVGNPLPGEWWYYLGGALGCFFICLSAWLVRGLGVLLTGLGMIAGQLLGSLALDLIVPTPGTVIAPATWLGTLLTLLAMVLATLPWPRKPLR, encoded by the coding sequence ATGGACCAGCACAGAGTACCCGTTCTGCTCGGCATACCGCTCGCGGTGCTGGGCGGGCTCGCCGTAGCCGGCCAAGGCCGGATCAACGGCGCCCTCGGTGCCCGGCTCGATGACGGTCTGGCCGCAGCCGCGATCAGCTTCGGCAGCGGCCTGATCCTGATCCTCGCGGTGTCTTTGGCCTCACCTTCCGGCCGCTCCGGGTTGCGCGCGATCGGCCCGGCGCTCAAGGCCCGGAAATTCCCGCGCTGGTACGTCATGGCCGGTGCCGTCGGGGCGTTTTTGGTCTTGACCCAGGGCTTGACCGTCGCGGTGATCGGCATCGCGCTGTTCACCGTGGCGCTGGTCACCGGGCAGAGCCTCAGCGGGTTGCTGGTGGACCGGTTGGGCATTTCGCCGGCCGGCAAAAAGCCGATCACCGGCATCCGGGTGATTTCCGCGGTGTTGACCATTGCGGCAGTGATCTGGGCGGTTTCGCCCCGCTTTGCGCAAGCCGAAGATGCCAGCCACTGGCTGTTCCCGGTGTTGCTGCCGTTGGCGGCGGGCTTCTTGATGAGTTTCCAACAGGCGATGAACGGCATGCAGAGCCTGCATTACGGGACCCCGCTGGCGGCCACCGTGATGAACTTCGCCGTCGGGGCGGTGATCTTGTTGCTGGCCTGGCTGGTCAAAGTCTGGATCAGCGGGGTCGGCAATCCACTGCCCGGCGAATGGTGGTACTACCTGGGCGGCGCACTGGGCTGTTTCTTCATCTGCTTGAGCGCTTGGCTGGTCCGCGGGCTCGGCGTCCTGCTCACCGGCTTGGGCATGATCGCCGGGCAGCTGCTGGGTTCACTGGCTCTGGATCTGATCGTGCCGACGCCGGGAACGGTGATCGCGCCGGCCACCTGGCTGGGCACGTTGCTGACCCTGCTGGCCATGGTCCTCGCGACGCTGCCTTGGCCGCGCAAGCCGCTGCGCTGA
- a CDS encoding RNA-binding S4 domain-containing protein, which produces MPDIEEIPIRDESIRLGQLLKLASLAEDGIQAKEFIENGLVKVDGQIESRRGAQIRPGSVVSLNGQSIRVSAG; this is translated from the coding sequence ATGCCCGATATCGAAGAAATCCCGATCCGCGACGAATCCATCCGCCTGGGCCAACTGCTCAAATTGGCCAGTCTGGCAGAGGACGGCATCCAGGCCAAGGAATTCATCGAAAACGGTCTGGTCAAAGTCGACGGGCAGATCGAAAGCCGACGTGGCGCGCAGATCCGTCCCGGTTCCGTGGTCAGCCTGAACGGCCAATCGATCCGGGTCAGCGCCGGCTGA
- a CDS encoding alpha/beta hydrolase — protein MTSSNEPVLLWSKPESERAGTPLLVLLHGYGANEADLFGLAEQLPAEFTVVSVRAGQSAGPGYAWFPLQADLAIEPESVLEATRALDDWLESVAGEFSSVTLLGFSQGMAMAVSLLRHRPGRYAAVVGLSGFVVTLSDPYFKDAGLASAKTPFFWGRDQADPVLPQPLIEVSNEWLSQHTELMKVLYTGMWHGICEAEIGHIVEFLRVKVLG, from the coding sequence ATGACGTCCTCGAACGAACCTGTACTGCTGTGGTCGAAACCGGAATCGGAACGGGCAGGCACGCCGCTTTTGGTGTTGCTGCACGGTTACGGCGCCAATGAAGCCGACCTCTTCGGGCTGGCGGAACAATTGCCCGCGGAATTCACCGTGGTTTCGGTCCGGGCCGGGCAATCAGCCGGTCCTGGCTACGCCTGGTTCCCTTTGCAGGCTGATCTGGCGATTGAGCCGGAATCGGTCCTTGAGGCAACCAGAGCGCTTGATGACTGGCTCGAATCGGTTGCCGGTGAGTTTTCTTCAGTGACCCTGCTCGGTTTCTCGCAGGGCATGGCGATGGCAGTTTCATTGCTACGGCACCGACCCGGCCGGTACGCCGCCGTCGTCGGGCTTTCCGGTTTTGTCGTGACGCTCTCCGATCCGTACTTCAAGGACGCTGGGCTCGCCTCGGCGAAAACACCGTTCTTCTGGGGTCGGGATCAGGCCGATCCGGTATTGCCGCAGCCGCTGATCGAAGTGAGCAATGAATGGCTCAGCCAGCACACGGAACTGATGAAAGTGCTCTACACCGGCATGTGGCACGGCATCTGCGAGGCGGAAATCGGGCACATCGTTGAGTTCTTGCGGGTCAAAGTGCTTGGCTGA
- a CDS encoding AAA family ATPase yields the protein MISTLAVHNFRSVRELVLDLHGLDVITGANGSGKSNLYRALRLLADCGSGTVVGSLARQGGLGSVLWAGPESLSRSMREGAAEVQGTVRRESVSLRLGFASTDFGYLLDLGLPTPSRTAFGRDPVIKREQVFAGQMARPAAVLADRKGAVASSRGEDGVWQELSRSLRPQESMLNEVADAQLAPELRRVRSMMRAWRFYDHFRTDPQAPARQPKVGTWTEVLSDSGDDLAAALQTIIEAGNGGRLAAAVDRAFPGSSVGVEVSGGSFHTTLRQAGMLRALSAAELSDGTLRYLLLCAALLTVRPPELMVLNEPETSLHAEMLPAVAELIVDASKHCQIIVVTHSAALINGLQGAGSVHRHELRKELGETGISGQGLLDAPPWTWPVRGRMG from the coding sequence GTGATCAGCACGCTCGCGGTGCACAATTTCCGTTCGGTGCGGGAACTGGTCCTGGACCTGCACGGACTCGACGTGATCACCGGCGCCAACGGCAGCGGGAAATCCAATCTGTACCGGGCGCTGCGCCTGCTCGCCGATTGCGGCAGCGGCACCGTGGTCGGATCGTTGGCCCGGCAGGGCGGACTGGGTTCGGTGCTTTGGGCCGGTCCGGAGTCACTGAGCCGATCGATGCGCGAAGGTGCGGCCGAGGTGCAAGGCACGGTGCGCCGGGAGTCGGTGAGTTTGCGGCTGGGCTTCGCCTCGACGGACTTCGGCTACCTGCTGGACCTCGGGTTGCCGACGCCCAGCCGCACTGCATTCGGCCGGGATCCGGTGATCAAGCGGGAACAGGTCTTCGCCGGGCAGATGGCGCGCCCGGCTGCGGTGTTGGCCGACCGGAAAGGGGCAGTGGCCAGCAGCCGGGGCGAGGACGGCGTCTGGCAGGAGCTCAGCCGCAGCCTGCGACCGCAAGAATCCATGCTCAATGAGGTCGCCGATGCGCAGCTGGCGCCGGAACTGCGCCGGGTCCGGAGCATGATGCGCGCCTGGCGTTTCTACGACCACTTCCGCACTGATCCGCAAGCCCCGGCCAGACAACCGAAGGTGGGCACCTGGACCGAGGTGCTCAGCGATTCCGGCGATGATCTGGCCGCAGCGCTCCAGACGATCATCGAGGCAGGCAATGGGGGCCGTTTGGCGGCAGCCGTGGACCGGGCGTTTCCGGGTAGCAGCGTCGGTGTGGAGGTCTCCGGCGGAAGTTTCCACACCACCCTGCGGCAAGCCGGCATGCTCCGGGCACTCAGTGCCGCCGAACTCTCCGACGGCACGCTGCGTTACTTGTTGCTGTGTGCCGCACTGCTCACGGTCCGGCCGCCGGAACTGATGGTGCTCAATGAACCGGAGACTTCGTTGCACGCCGAGATGCTGCCCGCGGTCGCCGAGCTGATCGTGGATGCCTCGAAACACTGCCAGATCATCGTGGTGACCCATTCCGCGGCTTTGATCAATGGGTTGCAGGGCGCCGGATCGGTGCACCGGCACGAATTGCGGAAAGAGCTGGGCGAGACCGGGATTTCCGGCCAAGGCCTGCTCGATGCGCCGCCGTGGACCTGGCCGGTCCGTGGCAGGATGGGATGA
- a CDS encoding inositol monophosphatase family protein, which translates to MSEATAGELLGLARDAAAAGAQVLAERDPAKFSANMKSGDADWVTDFDLAAERAVRETILAARPDDTVTGEELAPTISPQASGYRWSIDPLDGTMNFIRNIAYYCTSVAVAGPEGQWLAGVVAAPALRRTYFASLGGGAWVEEMRPDGSLAERALDGPRQQRTGRLLSTGLTYEPEIQSRLIAELEGRMAGFGDFRRLGSAALELCAIADGGLDAYFEYGLNEHDFAAGALIAREAGAWVRTPELSSALHGLPPRSETLAAWTAAAVPGLAGSFTPAETTPGE; encoded by the coding sequence ATGTCTGAGGCAACAGCAGGCGAACTCCTGGGACTCGCCAGGGACGCTGCGGCTGCCGGGGCCCAGGTCCTGGCCGAGCGGGATCCGGCGAAGTTCTCCGCGAATATGAAGAGCGGCGATGCGGATTGGGTGACCGACTTCGACCTGGCCGCAGAACGCGCGGTGCGCGAAACCATCCTGGCGGCACGTCCCGATGACACGGTCACCGGGGAAGAACTCGCGCCGACGATCTCGCCCCAGGCGTCCGGATACCGCTGGTCGATCGACCCGCTGGACGGCACGATGAACTTCATCCGCAACATCGCCTACTACTGCACCTCGGTGGCGGTAGCCGGCCCGGAGGGCCAGTGGCTGGCGGGGGTGGTCGCGGCACCGGCTTTGCGGCGGACCTATTTCGCCAGCCTGGGTGGCGGCGCCTGGGTCGAAGAAATGCGGCCGGACGGCAGCCTGGCCGAACGTGCCCTGGACGGGCCGCGGCAGCAACGCACCGGTCGGCTGCTTTCCACCGGGCTCACCTACGAGCCGGAGATCCAGTCCAGGCTGATCGCGGAACTGGAAGGCCGGATGGCCGGGTTCGGCGACTTCCGCAGACTCGGTTCGGCGGCGTTGGAGTTGTGCGCGATCGCGGACGGGGGTCTGGACGCCTACTTTGAATACGGGCTCAACGAGCATGATTTCGCGGCTGGAGCGCTGATTGCCCGGGAAGCCGGGGCTTGGGTGCGTACGCCGGAATTGAGCTCGGCGTTGCATGGACTGCCGCCCCGGAGCGAGACTTTGGCGGCCTGGACTGCGGCTGCGGTCCCGGGCCTCGCTGGCAGTTTCACCCCAGCCGAGACCACCCCGGGCGAATAA
- the ligA gene encoding NAD-dependent DNA ligase LigA, which translates to MRQDGAVSKAEPESAPVVPAEALRDEYDKLVADVRRYRFAYYNEAESLVSDAEFDLLFRRLEEIEALHPELVSNDSPTQEVGGEVSAAFAAVQHTSQMYSLEDVFSLEELEAWVAKASANAEKLAAGLLAVRPLRWLTELKIDGLAVNLLYRNGTLVRAATRGDGITGEDITHNVLTIKEVPRQLHGENLPEEVEVRGEVFIASEDFIALNEQMVAAGRAPFANPRNSAAGSLRQKDPAETAKRPLSMLVHGIGARTGLEVGSQSEAYALLKAWGLPTSPYFKVFSSYPEILDYISHYGENRHGLLHEIDGIVIKIDDFAVQNALGFTSRVPRWAVAYKYPPEEVHTKLLDILVNVGRTGRVTPYGVMEPVKVAGSTVEMATLHNQDVVKAKGVLIGDTVVLRKAGDVIPEIVGPVLALRDGTEREFVMPIACPACGTPLAPAKEADVDIRCPNARSCPAQLRERVFHLAGRGAFDIEALGWEAAIALTQPAEPDQPPVSNESQIFALRPEDLAQVRIEREKKSKGVRTGQIELVPYFYSKGTEKKPSEPTANTVKLFAELEKAKSQPLWRVLVALSIRHVGPTASRALATAFGSMAAIQAASEEELAQVDGVGPTIASALIEWFAEDWHREIVEAWAAAGVRMADEQDESVARTLAGLTIVVTGSLQNFNRDQVKEAIIIRGGKASGSVSKNTDFVVAGENAGSKLEKAEQLGVPVLDEAGFEALLRNGPTTAEAGDAAEPDGSSEGSETDV; encoded by the coding sequence ATGCGGCAAGATGGTGCTGTGAGCAAAGCAGAACCCGAGTCAGCCCCGGTGGTCCCAGCGGAAGCCCTGCGGGACGAATACGACAAACTCGTCGCGGACGTGCGCCGTTACCGTTTCGCCTACTACAACGAAGCCGAGTCGCTGGTTTCCGACGCCGAATTCGACCTGCTGTTCCGCCGGTTGGAGGAAATCGAGGCGCTGCACCCGGAACTGGTCAGCAACGATTCGCCCACCCAGGAAGTGGGCGGCGAGGTTTCCGCCGCCTTCGCCGCAGTGCAGCACACGAGCCAGATGTACAGCCTGGAAGACGTGTTCTCGCTCGAGGAGCTCGAGGCCTGGGTGGCCAAAGCCTCGGCCAATGCGGAAAAGCTCGCCGCCGGACTCCTGGCCGTCCGGCCGCTGCGTTGGCTCACCGAATTGAAGATCGACGGCCTGGCGGTGAATCTGCTCTACCGCAACGGGACCCTGGTCCGCGCCGCGACCCGGGGCGACGGGATCACCGGCGAGGACATCACGCACAATGTGCTCACGATCAAAGAGGTGCCGCGGCAATTGCACGGCGAGAATCTGCCGGAAGAGGTCGAAGTCCGCGGCGAGGTGTTCATTGCCTCCGAAGATTTCATTGCGCTCAACGAGCAAATGGTGGCTGCGGGCCGGGCCCCGTTTGCCAATCCGCGGAATTCCGCGGCCGGTTCGCTGCGCCAGAAAGACCCGGCGGAAACCGCCAAACGCCCCTTGAGCATGCTGGTGCACGGCATCGGGGCCCGGACCGGCCTGGAGGTCGGCAGTCAGTCCGAGGCCTACGCCTTGCTGAAAGCCTGGGGGCTGCCGACCAGCCCGTACTTCAAGGTGTTCAGCAGTTATCCGGAGATCCTCGACTACATTTCGCACTACGGCGAAAACCGGCACGGGCTGCTGCACGAGATCGACGGCATCGTGATCAAGATCGATGACTTCGCGGTGCAGAACGCTTTGGGCTTCACCTCCCGGGTGCCGCGCTGGGCGGTGGCGTACAAATACCCGCCCGAGGAAGTCCACACCAAACTTCTGGACATCCTGGTCAACGTCGGCCGGACCGGCCGGGTCACCCCGTACGGGGTGATGGAGCCGGTCAAGGTCGCCGGGTCCACGGTGGAAATGGCGACGCTGCACAATCAGGACGTGGTCAAGGCCAAGGGCGTGCTGATCGGGGACACCGTGGTGCTGCGCAAAGCCGGTGATGTGATCCCGGAGATCGTCGGCCCGGTGCTGGCCTTGCGTGATGGCACCGAGCGGGAGTTCGTGATGCCGATCGCGTGCCCGGCATGCGGAACCCCGTTGGCGCCGGCCAAAGAGGCGGACGTCGACATCCGTTGCCCCAATGCCCGGTCCTGCCCGGCCCAACTGCGCGAACGGGTGTTCCATCTGGCCGGCCGCGGCGCGTTCGACATCGAAGCCCTCGGTTGGGAAGCCGCGATTGCGCTGACCCAACCGGCCGAGCCGGACCAGCCGCCGGTCAGCAACGAGTCGCAGATTTTCGCCCTGCGGCCGGAAGACCTGGCGCAGGTCCGGATCGAACGCGAAAAAAAGAGCAAAGGCGTGCGGACCGGGCAGATCGAGCTGGTTCCGTACTTCTACTCCAAAGGAACCGAGAAAAAGCCTTCTGAGCCGACGGCCAATACGGTCAAGCTTTTCGCCGAGTTGGAGAAGGCCAAGAGCCAACCGCTGTGGCGGGTGCTGGTGGCCCTGTCGATCCGGCACGTCGGGCCGACTGCCTCGCGCGCCCTGGCGACGGCCTTCGGTTCGATGGCGGCGATCCAGGCCGCCAGCGAGGAGGAGCTCGCCCAAGTCGACGGCGTCGGGCCGACCATCGCCAGCGCCCTGATCGAATGGTTCGCCGAGGACTGGCACCGGGAAATCGTCGAAGCTTGGGCTGCCGCCGGAGTCCGGATGGCCGATGAGCAGGACGAGTCGGTGGCCCGCACCTTGGCCGGTCTGACCATCGTGGTCACCGGGTCCTTGCAGAATTTCAACCGGGATCAAGTCAAAGAGGCGATCATCATCCGGGGCGGCAAGGCTTCCGGATCGGTCTCCAAGAACACCGATTTCGTGGTCGCCGGGGAAAATGCCGGAAGCAAGCTGGAGAAGGCCGAACAACTAGGAGTCCCGGTGCTCGACGAGGCCGGATTCGAGGCGCTGCTGCGCAACGGCCCGACGACTGCCGAGGCTGGGGACGCGGCCGAACCGGACGGATCGAGCGAAGGAAGCGAAACCGATGTCTGA